gcagcagcagcagcagcatcaccagcaGCATCATCAACAACAGACACAGCAGCAggtacagcagcagcagcagcaggtgcAGCAGCAGCGGGTGTTGGTGTCTGCAGACCCCAAGGACAGACCCTATAAGTGTGACCAATGCACGGCGTCCTTCATTGACCCAGGAGAGCTGGGTGAGCACAAGAAGAAACACAGTGGTGATGGGCCCTTCACTTGCGAAGACTGCCACTTTACCTTTATGTACAAGAGCCACTTCCGGAGCCACAAAACGCGCTGCCAGAAGAAGCGAGCCATGATGCCACACCCACCTAAGCCCATTGTGAATCCTGGCCCCATAAAGCGCCAGTTCCCCacacatcagcagcagcagcagccacagcaacagcaccaacagcagcagcaccagcagcagcaacaacccCAGGCCAATAACAGAGGCAATGCCAAGAACAATAGCCACAATAACCGGCAGCAGAATACCAACAACACTGTTCCATTCAATCCAAGCAACCCGACCTTCAAGCGGCAGAAGAAGGAGCAGCGGCAGGACCGCCCCTTTGAGTGCCATGAGTGTGACGCATCCTTCCAAACACAGCAGGACCTGCATTCACACAAGGCAAAGCACACAGGTGAAGGCCCCTTCAAGTGCGAGGAGTGCCGCTTTGTGTTCCTTTACCGCAAACTCTATGAGGCCCATCGAAGACGCTGTGAAAAGAAGCGAAAGGAGCCTCAGCTAGCTGTGGCCACTGTGGCAGCAGTTACGCAGTCCCAGCAGGTTCaggagcagcagcaacagcagcagcaatcgCAGCAGCATCTGCACCAGTCACAGCAACACATTCAGATCCAGGGCGGACGAACTGTGGGCACAGTGCCCACATCTGTGTCCTCAGTGCAACTGGCAGGCCCCATCTTCCAGCACCAGCCAGCTGTTATAGATATGAGGGCTGTGCAGTCACAGCAGCAAGTGCAACAAGTGCAGCACATACAGCACCCAGCTATCATTGAGCAGGTGATCCATGTGACACAGGTGCCCACCTCAATGGGTGGTGG
Above is a window of Penaeus chinensis breed Huanghai No. 1 chromosome 19, ASM1920278v2, whole genome shotgun sequence DNA encoding:
- the LOC125035038 gene encoding transcription factor SPT20 homolog, whose protein sequence is MMDIPLDLKLFMNNTGTKVYKCDQCNASYSDKAYFELHKQTHQKDGGMATVQIVMAAPPQAGTPQPAPAHQQQQQQQQQQQQQQQQQQQQQQQQQTQAQQQQQPQQQQQQVIHQQDPQLTAYKRAYGGEVHQIYEVAPSTRYQIVTTTPHTINAGTLAANQTQVNVPTYTAPTYVITGTAEQPQRTVATVQHQPQQQQHQQQQQQQQQQHHHQQQQQQQQQQQQQQQQQQQQQQQQQQQQQQHHQHHHQHQHQQQQQQQHHQQHHQQQTQQQVQQQQQQVQQQRVLVSADPKDRPYKCDQCTASFIDPGELGEHKKKHSGDGPFTCEDCHFTFMYKSHFRSHKTRCQKKRAMMPHPPKPIVNPGPIKRQFPTHQQQQQPQQQHQQQQHQQQQQPQANNRGNAKNNSHNNRQQNTNNTVPFNPSNPTFKRQKKEQRQDRPFECHECDASFQTQQDLHSHKAKHTGEGPFKCEECRFVFLYRKLYEAHRRRCEKKRKEPQLAVATVAAVTQSQQVQEQQQQQQQSQQHLHQSQQHIQIQGGRTVGTVPTSVSSVQLAGPIFQHQPAVIDMRAVQSQQQVQQVQHIQHPAIIEQVIHVTQVPTSMGGGRQEIKYDLVPATVDMENVNQIMNLIKVKGQPQQ